From the Gemmatimonadota bacterium genome, one window contains:
- the cysS gene encoding cysteine--tRNA ligase, whose amino-acid sequence MDIRFYNTLTNREEIFEPLDPPNVAMYSCGPTVYDFAHIGNFKSFLFSDVLRRFLELAGYHVTHVMNITDVGHMTDDDVADATGEDKIAVATRKLKEEKKLGKLPDDAISNPDDPFEVAQYFTDAFVEDARLLGIKVAHDYPRNMPRPTEHIDAIQMMIQKLLDKGHAYIADDGVVYFSVESFPEYGRLSGNDLDQLIAGSGGRVLEEHQAIKRNPADFFLWKPDPSHIMKWPSPWGEGYPGWHIECSAMAMKMLRREVIDIHTGGEDNIFPHHECEIAQSCCATGHSHFARYWIHPRYLMVEGEKMSKSKGNFFTVRDVLDGKVTGRPVHPSVLRYELIKTHYRTQTNFTQKGVRDSANAVRRFHEFGRGLVQAANGSATEVGNDQPVVADFLSALSSDLNISAALAVVHNWMGQEVDDPSEALDVFDKINSVLGIADVKAKSSESSDEVDTSEAICKQIDEARASKDYDTADRLRQDLIDAGYEVRTTPEGTMAVKQLA is encoded by the coding sequence ATGGATATTCGATTTTACAATACGCTGACGAATCGCGAAGAAATTTTTGAGCCGCTCGATCCTCCAAATGTGGCGATGTATTCCTGTGGTCCAACGGTGTACGATTTTGCCCATATCGGCAATTTTAAGTCTTTTTTGTTTTCCGATGTGCTCCGTCGTTTTCTCGAATTGGCCGGTTATCATGTTACTCATGTGATGAATATTACCGATGTGGGGCATATGACGGACGACGATGTGGCCGATGCGACTGGCGAGGACAAAATCGCGGTGGCTACACGCAAGCTCAAGGAAGAAAAGAAGTTGGGTAAGTTGCCCGATGATGCGATTTCCAATCCCGATGATCCGTTTGAGGTGGCGCAATATTTCACGGATGCATTTGTCGAAGATGCGCGTTTGCTGGGGATTAAAGTGGCGCACGACTATCCGCGCAATATGCCGCGTCCCACGGAACATATCGATGCCATACAGATGATGATTCAGAAGCTGTTGGACAAGGGCCACGCCTATATTGCCGATGATGGTGTGGTTTATTTTAGTGTTGAATCTTTTCCCGAATACGGTCGTCTGTCGGGCAACGATCTCGATCAACTCATCGCGGGTTCGGGTGGGCGCGTGCTTGAGGAACACCAGGCGATCAAGCGCAATCCCGCTGATTTCTTTTTGTGGAAACCCGATCCGTCGCATATTATGAAATGGCCTTCTCCCTGGGGTGAGGGGTATCCGGGCTGGCATATCGAGTGTTCGGCTATGGCGATGAAGATGCTGCGGCGCGAGGTTATCGATATTCACACGGGGGGCGAGGATAATATTTTTCCGCACCACGAATGCGAGATTGCCCAATCGTGTTGTGCGACGGGGCATTCGCATTTTGCCAGGTACTGGATTCACCCGCGCTATTTAATGGTTGAAGGCGAGAAGATGTCCAAGAGCAAAGGCAATTTTTTTACGGTGCGGGATGTGCTCGATGGCAAGGTGACCGGGCGTCCTGTTCATCCTTCGGTTTTGCGTTACGAACTTATTAAGACGCATTATCGCACGCAGACCAATTTTACGCAAAAGGGCGTTCGTGATTCGGCCAATGCCGTGCGAAGATTTCACGAGTTTGGGCGGGGGCTTGTCCAGGCGGCGAATGGAAGTGCGACTGAGGTCGGCAACGATCAACCCGTTGTTGCCGATTTTCTCAGTGCTTTGTCCAGCGATCTCAATATTAGTGCAGCACTTGCCGTGGTGCATAACTGGATGGGGCAAGAGGTAGATGACCCGTCCGAAGCGCTGGATGTGTTTGATAAGATCAATAGTGTGCTGGGGATTGCCGATGTCAAGGCTAAGTCGTCTGAATCGTCGGATGAGGTAGATACCAGCGAGGCGATTTGCAAACAGATTGATGAGGCCCGCGCATCTAAAGATTACGATACTGCTGATCGTCTGCGGCAGGATCTCATCGATGCGGGCTACGAGGTGCGTACTACGCCGGAGGGGACGATGGCTGTGAAGCAGTTGGCTTAG
- a CDS encoding STAS domain-containing protein, producing the protein MNLREEIKDDIAIITLTGELMDGPDVMPFHDHIKQLVASGTNRVIVDFSAVRWFGSAMLGVLTASLATVKAAGGDLRLVGITRRIESILMVTSLASAFQTFRTVNRAMVSFRHE; encoded by the coding sequence ATGAATCTAAGGGAAGAAATCAAGGACGATATCGCGATTATTACCCTTACAGGTGAACTGATGGACGGTCCTGATGTTATGCCGTTTCATGACCACATCAAGCAACTCGTTGCAAGTGGTACCAATCGCGTGATTGTCGATTTTTCTGCTGTCAGATGGTTTGGCAGTGCGATGCTCGGGGTTCTCACCGCATCTCTGGCGACGGTTAAGGCTGCAGGTGGCGATTTGCGTCTGGTGGGTATTACCAGAAGAATCGAGAGCATTCTCATGGTTACGTCTCTGGCTTCGGCTTTTCAAACGTTCAGGACGGTGAACCGCGCTATGGTCAGTTTCAGGCATGAGTAA
- a CDS encoding SCO family protein, whose amino-acid sequence MNTIRRWAQMDTDKWREIRGDWRGFLHFVLCSLLLLFMACKPLERAPQSDPDLTLSADPFPFGGDLTLVDHDGNSFHLTEQQRPFLLFFGYASCPDACPQTMARLASAYTILGEDARDLKTLFVSVDPGRDSPQMLKSYLSHFDVPAIGLTGVQDSIDAVVKRYAAHYEIGEQGSAAGYLIDHSLYTYLIDQNGDLRFFFRPSHTAEEIATVVRQLSR is encoded by the coding sequence ATGAATACGATCCGCAGATGGGCGCAGATGGACACAGATAAATGGCGAGAGATAAGGGGGGACTGGAGAGGCTTTTTGCACTTTGTACTTTGCTCTTTGCTGTTGCTATTTATGGCCTGTAAACCGCTTGAGCGCGCGCCGCAATCCGATCCCGATCTCACCCTTTCTGCCGATCCCTTTCCTTTTGGCGGTGATTTGACGCTTGTTGACCACGATGGTAATTCTTTCCATTTGACGGAGCAACAGCGTCCGTTTCTTCTCTTTTTTGGCTATGCGAGTTGTCCCGATGCGTGTCCCCAAACGATGGCGCGGCTTGCGAGTGCTTATACGATTTTGGGTGAGGATGCACGCGATCTGAAGACGCTTTTTGTGAGTGTTGATCCCGGGCGTGATTCCCCGCAAATGCTCAAATCTTATTTGTCGCATTTTGACGTGCCAGCTATTGGGCTTACGGGGGTGCAGGATAGCATTGATGCGGTGGTTAAACGCTATGCGGCTCATTATGAGATTGGTGAGCAGGGTTCTGCGGCAGGGTATCTTATCGACCATTCCCTCTATACCTATCTCATTGACCAGAACGGCGATTTGCGCTTCTTTTTTCGCCCGTCTCATACTGCCGAAGAAATTGCGACTGTGGTTCGTCAGTTGTCCAGGTAG
- a CDS encoding hydroxyacid dehydrogenase: MPKVLLASNKRVRDSYFPPAELARLETFATWDWFECEGGNIYESHRDPGIIAGLIDCIGDADAVVVCSGCPKIDAEVMDNAPNLKLVGELEGDRFAARIDLDAAWERGIRTVDTTQGSSYPVAEWALALILIALRNAGAAFRRIIVGDTIGAKNRDMRGMLTDKRVGLIGCGHMGRRLISFLRPFNTDIWVYDPYLSRDIAEIVGFTQTSMDKIFAECDVIVCVAPLTPRTRGMIGKRELDLIRPGSAFVNVSRGAIVDSNALIERLKRGDITAGLEVFDPEPIPPDSEIIHLPNVFLSPHFSGHTGDDYPHFFKLMVDELDRFFQGHETWFDLTPQSQANRRGD; this comes from the coding sequence ATGCCAAAAGTCCTTCTCGCGTCTAATAAGCGCGTCCGAGATAGCTATTTTCCGCCGGCGGAACTCGCCCGTCTCGAGACCTTTGCCACATGGGATTGGTTTGAGTGCGAGGGCGGCAATATTTACGAATCCCATCGCGACCCCGGAATTATTGCGGGTTTAATTGATTGTATTGGGGATGCGGATGCTGTTGTTGTGTGCTCCGGTTGCCCCAAGATCGATGCCGAGGTGATGGATAATGCGCCAAATTTGAAGTTGGTTGGCGAATTGGAAGGCGACCGCTTTGCCGCGCGCATTGATCTCGATGCTGCCTGGGAACGCGGTATCCGCACGGTTGATACGACTCAGGGGTCGTCTTATCCAGTTGCCGAATGGGCGCTCGCGCTTATCCTGATCGCGTTGCGCAATGCAGGGGCGGCTTTTCGCCGCATTATCGTTGGCGATACCATTGGCGCTAAGAACCGCGATATGCGCGGTATGTTGACCGACAAGCGCGTGGGTCTTATTGGGTGTGGGCATATGGGCCGCCGTCTGATTTCTTTTTTGCGTCCTTTTAATACGGATATCTGGGTTTACGATCCGTATTTGTCTCGCGATATTGCCGAGATTGTCGGTTTTACGCAGACTTCGATGGATAAGATTTTTGCGGAATGCGATGTTATTGTCTGTGTTGCCCCGCTTACACCGCGCACCAGAGGTATGATTGGGAAACGAGAACTCGATCTCATCCGACCCGGGTCGGCTTTTGTCAATGTTTCGCGCGGCGCGATTGTCGATTCAAATGCTTTGATCGAACGCCTTAAGCGAGGTGATATTACCGCGGGTCTCGAGGTTTTTGATCCGGAACCCATTCCTCCCGATAGTGAGATTATTCACCTTCCCAATGTGTTTTTAAGTCCGCATTTTTCGGGGCATACGGGCGATGATTATCCGCACTTTTTCAAACTTATGGTCGATGAACTCGATCGCTTTTTTCAAGGCCACGAAACGTGGTTTGACCTTACGCCACAATCGCAGGCGAATCGCAGAGGCGACTGA
- a CDS encoding DNA adenine methylase: MMRVACDVPCTEGIKYAGSKLKLLPHILQLVKRVDAKTVLDGFSGTTRVSQALARLGYTVVCNDVAVWSKIFGTCYLLNKKRREDYQPLIDHLNALSPVDGWFTEHYGGYANGGCAIQRDGRKKPWQIHNTRKLDAIRGEIDALKLDPVDEAVALTSLILALDRVDSSLGHFVSYLKDWSPRSYKELVLKVPNIFCSSGEHRVFQRDIFDLVPDISVDLAYFDPPYGSNNEKMPPSRVRYASYYHVWTSVICADKPALFGKANRRRDTSDTVAASVFEAFRRNDEGRFIAVEAIENLIAATRARWIILSYSSGGRATARALNDVMRRNGDLVDVVALNYKKNVMAGMKWTNEWLRDAEEPNREFLFLLQKKAV, encoded by the coding sequence ATGATGCGAGTCGCTTGCGATGTTCCCTGCACAGAGGGGATCAAATACGCGGGGTCTAAGTTGAAACTTCTTCCGCATATTTTGCAATTGGTCAAGAGGGTGGATGCAAAGACGGTGTTGGATGGTTTTTCGGGTACGACGAGGGTGTCGCAGGCGCTCGCGAGGCTGGGTTATACGGTTGTTTGCAATGATGTTGCGGTGTGGTCGAAGATTTTTGGGACGTGTTATTTGCTGAATAAGAAGAGGCGAGAGGATTATCAGCCGCTTATCGATCATCTCAATGCGCTTTCGCCTGTGGATGGGTGGTTCACGGAGCACTATGGGGGCTATGCCAATGGTGGGTGTGCGATACAGCGGGATGGGCGCAAGAAGCCGTGGCAGATTCACAATACTCGCAAATTGGATGCGATTCGAGGGGAGATTGACGCGCTGAAGCTGGATCCGGTTGATGAGGCTGTCGCGCTTACGAGTCTGATTTTGGCGCTGGATCGCGTGGATAGCAGTTTGGGGCATTTTGTTTCTTATCTGAAGGATTGGTCGCCTCGCTCTTATAAGGAACTTGTGCTGAAGGTGCCGAATATTTTTTGTTCATCTGGGGAACATCGGGTATTTCAGAGGGATATTTTTGATCTCGTTCCAGATATATCTGTTGATCTGGCGTATTTCGATCCGCCTTATGGATCGAATAACGAGAAGATGCCGCCGTCGCGGGTGCGATATGCTTCGTATTACCATGTGTGGACGAGTGTGATTTGCGCCGATAAACCAGCCCTTTTCGGGAAGGCCAATCGCCGCAGGGATACGTCGGATACGGTGGCGGCGTCTGTTTTTGAGGCGTTTCGGCGGAATGATGAGGGGCGTTTTATTGCTGTTGAGGCGATTGAGAATCTGATTGCGGCGACGCGCGCGCGGTGGATTATTCTGTCGTACAGTTCTGGCGGGCGGGCGACTGCCAGGGCGTTGAACGATGTGATGCGGCGCAATGGCGATCTGGTAGATGTGGTTGCGCTCAATTACAAGAAGAATGTGATGGCGGGGATGAAGTGGACGAATGAGTGGTTGAGAGATGCAGAGGAACCGAACCGGGAGTTTTTGTTTTTGCTCCAGAAGAAGGCGGTCTGA
- a CDS encoding sulfatase-like hydrolase/transferase — MNSFLRKPNLLFIFTDQQRADTMRCYGNDHIDTPHLNALADKSFVFENAYVSQPVCSPSRATMLCGLYPHTARVPACNVPLPRDVQTIAEMVSSDYRCCYNGKWHLGDEIFPQHGFSEWVGTEDSYRRFFSSSERHAYRSDYHHFLVENGFEPNSESEGHRVFSRHVEASMDEPFTKASFQGDRAAEFIRACGDDPFVLAVSYLEPHPPHTGPLNDYYDPSGLPVGPAFRQKPPANASLLNRVLSAYYMESEEYGYDLRTDEGWRAVRARYYGNVTLLDRSVGKILAALEESGQADNTIIVFTSDHGEMVGDHGILGKTVLYEESVKVPLLMHVPWLSDQQRVIGGNISHIDLVPTLLDLMGESIPDHLQGESRVSALDGDATLLENDVFIQWNRNDGHPRPGEAEVNPAMSTPWRSIISADRWKLNLSAHDQCELYDLNADPYETVNYFDDPKCRDRIRDLTERIRQWQMRTDDRVPLPGI, encoded by the coding sequence ATGAACTCATTTCTTAGAAAACCGAATTTGTTATTTATCTTTACTGATCAACAGCGCGCGGATACGATGCGGTGTTATGGCAATGATCATATTGATACGCCGCATCTCAATGCGCTTGCGGATAAGAGTTTTGTCTTTGAGAATGCCTATGTGAGTCAGCCCGTGTGCAGTCCCTCGCGCGCCACGATGTTGTGTGGTCTCTACCCGCATACCGCGCGCGTGCCGGCGTGCAATGTTCCGCTGCCTCGAGATGTGCAAACTATTGCGGAGATGGTTTCTTCCGATTATCGCTGTTGTTATAATGGCAAGTGGCATCTCGGCGATGAAATTTTTCCGCAGCACGGTTTTTCCGAGTGGGTTGGCACCGAGGATTCGTATCGTCGTTTTTTTTCGAGTTCTGAACGCCATGCATACCGCAGTGACTACCATCATTTTCTCGTGGAAAATGGTTTTGAGCCCAATTCCGAATCCGAAGGCCACCGCGTTTTTTCCCGCCATGTTGAAGCGAGTATGGATGAACCGTTTACCAAGGCGTCTTTCCAGGGTGACCGCGCTGCCGAATTTATACGCGCCTGCGGCGATGATCCCTTTGTTCTCGCGGTTTCTTATCTGGAGCCGCACCCACCGCATACGGGTCCACTAAACGATTATTACGATCCTTCAGGACTTCCCGTTGGTCCCGCGTTTCGCCAGAAGCCGCCGGCTAATGCGTCTCTTCTCAATCGCGTTTTGTCCGCTTATTATATGGAGTCCGAAGAATACGGTTATGATCTTCGCACAGATGAGGGCTGGCGTGCTGTTCGCGCGCGCTATTATGGCAATGTTACGCTGCTTGATCGCTCTGTTGGCAAGATTCTTGCTGCGCTTGAGGAGAGCGGGCAGGCGGATAATACGATTATTGTGTTTACCAGCGATCACGGTGAGATGGTGGGCGATCACGGCATTTTGGGCAAGACTGTTTTGTACGAGGAGTCCGTCAAGGTTCCGCTTCTCATGCATGTGCCCTGGTTATCCGATCAGCAGCGTGTGATCGGGGGGAATATTTCACATATTGATCTCGTGCCTACGCTTCTGGATTTGATGGGTGAATCCATTCCCGATCATTTGCAGGGTGAGAGCCGCGTGTCCGCGCTGGATGGCGATGCGACACTATTGGAGAATGATGTTTTTATTCAGTGGAACCGCAATGATGGACATCCGCGTCCCGGTGAGGCTGAGGTCAATCCCGCTATGAGTACGCCCTGGCGATCTATCATTTCTGCTGACCGCTGGAAGCTCAATCTCAGCGCGCACGATCAGTGCGAACTATACGATCTGAACGCCGATCCATATGAAACTGTCAATTATTTCGACGATCCCAAATGCAGAGATCGTATTCGAGACCTGACCGAGCGTATTCGTCAATGGCAGATGCGGACAGATGATAGGGTTCCGTTGCCTGGGATTTAG
- a CDS encoding copper chaperone PCu(A)C, whose translation MTIKNAWVRQNIPPQSMTAAYLAIHNEGMATALVAASTPAAEVAEIHVMTTDGNIMRMKKIDRLPIPEDGSATLQPGGNHLMLIGLRRDLAPGDSLALTLTFENGQVETLRAPVVSFRSEGRR comes from the coding sequence GTGACCATTAAAAACGCATGGGTCCGGCAGAATATTCCGCCACAGTCTATGACTGCGGCTTATTTGGCTATTCACAATGAGGGGATGGCGACTGCGCTCGTTGCTGCTTCTACGCCTGCGGCTGAGGTTGCCGAGATTCACGTTATGACGACGGATGGCAATATTATGCGTATGAAAAAAATTGACCGTTTGCCGATTCCGGAAGATGGTTCAGCGACTTTGCAACCGGGGGGTAACCATCTTATGCTTATTGGTCTTAGACGCGATTTGGCTCCAGGCGATTCTCTTGCGCTTACGCTTACTTTTGAAAATGGTCAGGTGGAGACGCTTCGGGCACCTGTTGTTTCTTTTCGGAGTGAAGGGCGCAGATGA
- the hemB gene encoding porphobilinogen synthase — translation MNFPITRMRRLRQSETVRRMVRENYVRVDDLIMPLFVCPGRGVKKEIGSMPGNHQMSIDVAVEACREIADLGIPAVILFGIPDHKDARGSGAYCDDGIIQRAISAIKETTPDLYVITDVCLCEYTDHGHCGVIVDNDVHNDETVDLLVEESLSHVRAGADMVAPSDMMDGRVGAIRSALDAQGFDHIPIMAYAAKYCSGFYGPFREAAESAPQFGDRRSYQMDPANGDEAMREVALDIEEGADIVMIKPALPYLDIIYRVKTEFGVPVAAYNVSGEFAMLKAAFANGWLDEVRVRDEVLVSIKRAGADLILTYFARDIARVVR, via the coding sequence ATGAATTTTCCGATTACTCGCATGCGCCGTTTGCGCCAGAGTGAGACTGTGCGCCGAATGGTGCGCGAAAATTATGTGCGCGTTGACGATTTGATTATGCCTCTGTTTGTGTGTCCGGGCAGAGGTGTGAAGAAAGAAATTGGGTCTATGCCGGGCAACCATCAGATGTCGATAGATGTCGCGGTTGAGGCGTGTAGAGAAATTGCCGATCTGGGCATTCCAGCGGTGATTCTTTTTGGGATTCCCGATCACAAAGACGCACGGGGGAGTGGGGCTTATTGCGATGATGGCATTATTCAGCGTGCGATATCTGCGATTAAAGAAACTACGCCTGATCTCTATGTGATTACGGATGTGTGTTTATGCGAATATACGGACCACGGGCATTGCGGTGTGATTGTGGATAACGATGTGCATAATGATGAAACGGTTGATCTTCTCGTCGAGGAATCCCTTTCCCATGTTCGCGCGGGCGCAGATATGGTCGCGCCTTCCGATATGATGGATGGCCGCGTTGGGGCTATTCGCTCTGCTCTGGATGCCCAGGGGTTTGACCATATACCGATTATGGCTTATGCTGCTAAATACTGCTCGGGTTTTTACGGTCCATTCCGAGAAGCGGCAGAGTCTGCGCCGCAATTTGGTGATCGCCGATCCTATCAGATGGATCCGGCAAATGGCGACGAGGCCATGCGCGAGGTGGCTCTGGATATTGAAGAGGGCGCGGATATCGTTATGATCAAGCCCGCATTGCCCTATCTGGATATTATTTATCGGGTGAAAACAGAGTTCGGCGTGCCGGTTGCCGCTTACAATGTCAGCGGCGAGTTTGCGATGCTCAAAGCGGCTTTCGCCAATGGTTGGCTGGATGAAGTTCGGGTGCGAGACGAGGTTCTGGTGAGTATTAAGCGCGCGGGTGCAGATCTTATTCTGACTTATTTTGCGCGCGATATTGCGCGGGTGGTGAGGTGA
- a CDS encoding cytochrome c produces the protein MFRLFLTAFCVILMACQNPPEQKAEPPQRPQFAAADIERGKALYTKYGCAVCHGRNGHGNGQIARTLNPRPRDFHDPKVYKYGRSVEAVSRTILKGALNERGMGMPGYPQISEEERRIISIFIVSLQK, from the coding sequence ATGTTTCGCCTCTTTCTCACAGCTTTCTGCGTCATTTTGATGGCTTGCCAGAATCCGCCAGAACAGAAAGCCGAACCCCCTCAGCGACCGCAGTTTGCCGCGGCAGATATTGAAAGGGGGAAGGCTCTTTACACAAAATATGGGTGCGCGGTTTGCCATGGTCGCAATGGCCATGGCAATGGTCAGATCGCGCGTACTCTCAATCCAAGGCCCCGCGATTTTCACGATCCAAAGGTTTATAAATACGGGCGTTCGGTTGAGGCTGTTTCGCGTACGATACTCAAGGGCGCGCTCAATGAACGAGGTATGGGTATGCCTGGCTATCCCCAAATCTCAGAGGAAGAACGCAGGATTATTTCCATTTTTATTGTTTCGCTACAGAAATGA
- a CDS encoding phytanoyl-CoA dioxygenase family protein gives MFSKREQFARDGFFVFENILDSVLVDQLQRFSDDVLSEQEPEHFEMHRTTGSMVMIDWAMAYQYPVMAELIAHRNALNALKQLGFDEPKFGHGRIISKPPHSPPLFWHEDGRFWDDPVSYTTQPIQCFLMYYLTDTMPQNGCLRVVPGSHLKRHALHDEISPSHTDELRKYANPDDPGFSRVDDEIDVPVKAGDLVMGYGSLLHASHANQTDQRRTVLTMWYYPDFVALPERTQATVALAEGNNSDAVSSSELQALMEPLRISYDGEAEPIEIQWIPGEGLK, from the coding sequence TTGTTTTCCAAGCGAGAACAATTTGCCCGCGATGGGTTCTTTGTGTTTGAGAATATTCTCGATTCTGTCCTGGTGGATCAATTGCAGCGCTTTAGCGATGATGTGCTCTCGGAACAGGAGCCGGAGCATTTTGAGATGCATCGCACGACCGGGAGTATGGTCATGATCGATTGGGCTATGGCTTATCAGTATCCGGTGATGGCTGAACTCATCGCCCATCGCAATGCGCTCAATGCGTTGAAACAACTCGGGTTTGATGAACCAAAGTTTGGGCATGGACGCATTATCAGCAAGCCGCCGCATAGTCCACCGCTGTTCTGGCATGAAGATGGGCGTTTTTGGGATGATCCGGTGAGCTATACGACGCAGCCCATTCAGTGCTTTTTGATGTATTATCTGACCGATACGATGCCGCAAAATGGGTGTTTGCGCGTGGTTCCGGGGTCGCATCTAAAACGCCATGCCTTACACGACGAGATTTCTCCAAGCCATACAGATGAGCTTAGAAAATATGCCAATCCGGACGATCCAGGGTTTTCGCGGGTGGATGACGAGATCGATGTTCCCGTTAAAGCCGGCGATCTCGTGATGGGTTATGGCAGTCTGTTGCACGCTTCGCATGCGAATCAGACGGATCAGCGCAGGACTGTGCTTACGATGTGGTACTATCCGGACTTTGTCGCTTTGCCCGAGCGCACACAGGCTACGGTCGCTCTGGCAGAAGGTAATAACAGTGATGCTGTGTCATCGTCTGAGTTACAGGCTCTGATGGAGCCGCTTAGAATCTCGTATGATGGCGAGGCAGAGCCGATAGAGATACAGTGGATACCGGGTGAGGGGTTGAAGTGA
- a CDS encoding MFS transporter, whose protein sequence is MSHSGLTRSVRLYPIYAPLAQAYFWLPVFFLYFNQHMPIEQVLRLEAIYYVAVVILEVPSGYLSDILGRRLTLLISAVSAIFAYALFFAGGSFDVFVLAQIGLAASMAFRSGTETSFHYDLLKCLGREDAYPQREARITRNVFIASAGAALLGGVVSIYALRVAYGFSFLTACVAFVLVLLFAEPDREPSSERQASGFFPQIRACLAYLSQPVLGWLMLFSVFMTVVNHIPYEFYQPYIQLLGAQAPTPLLTGLHTALTMGIAAWFAKQSIRLRDHFGTRSALMLSAGVQVVLISLMGFFFHPVVALLLAFRSVPRALMIAPLNAATVPRLQQHHRATYLSIQSLIGRLSFSLCLALLAGVSEGSDVALSHTLLQCAVFAIAGCVVLAVLAVVIPRSQWRLTPE, encoded by the coding sequence ATGTCACATTCTGGCCTCACCCGCAGTGTTCGATTGTATCCGATTTATGCCCCTCTCGCGCAGGCGTACTTCTGGTTGCCTGTCTTTTTTCTCTATTTCAACCAGCACATGCCCATTGAGCAGGTGCTGCGCCTCGAAGCTATTTACTATGTCGCCGTTGTTATTCTCGAAGTGCCTTCCGGGTATTTGTCCGATATCCTGGGTCGCCGTCTGACCCTTCTAATTTCTGCTGTTTCAGCGATTTTTGCGTACGCTCTCTTTTTTGCGGGTGGGTCTTTTGACGTTTTTGTGCTGGCGCAAATTGGGTTGGCTGCAAGTATGGCCTTTCGATCTGGCACGGAAACGTCGTTTCACTACGATCTGCTCAAATGTTTGGGGCGAGAAGACGCCTATCCCCAGCGCGAAGCGCGCATTACGCGGAATGTTTTTATTGCTTCAGCAGGTGCCGCGCTTCTTGGAGGGGTGGTGTCTATCTATGCTTTGCGCGTTGCTTATGGTTTTTCTTTTTTAACGGCGTGCGTGGCTTTTGTGCTGGTTTTGTTATTTGCCGAACCCGACCGGGAGCCCAGTTCTGAGCGACAGGCGTCGGGTTTTTTTCCCCAGATTCGCGCCTGCCTCGCGTATCTCAGTCAACCCGTGCTCGGGTGGTTGATGTTGTTTTCCGTTTTTATGACGGTTGTCAATCATATCCCTTATGAATTTTATCAGCCCTATATCCAGTTGCTCGGCGCCCAGGCTCCCACGCCGTTGCTTACGGGTTTACATACGGCGCTGACGATGGGCATTGCCGCGTGGTTTGCAAAACAGAGTATTCGCCTGCGCGATCATTTCGGTACCCGGTCAGCACTTATGCTCAGTGCAGGGGTGCAGGTTGTTCTCATTTCATTGATGGGGTTCTTTTTTCACCCTGTTGTTGCCCTTCTGTTGGCTTTTCGCTCTGTCCCTCGCGCGCTTATGATTGCGCCTCTCAATGCGGCGACTGTGCCGCGTTTGCAACAACACCATCGCGCGACGTATCTTTCGATCCAGAGTCTGATTGGGCGTTTGTCATTTTCGCTTTGTCTTGCTCTTCTCGCTGGTGTTTCAGAAGGTTCAGATGTTGCGCTGTCGCATACGCTTTTGCAGTGCGCGGTGTTTGCCATTGCGGGGTGTGTCGTTCTCGCTGTTCTCGCTGTTGTGATTCCCAGGTCGCAGTGGCGATTGACCCCTGAATAG
- a CDS encoding prolipoprotein diacylglyceryl transferase, with translation MSPILFEYGPIRIGVYGVMLAVGLLCASWVLKREFRRRGLDPTLSDRIAFAAVIGGIVGSKIFHVFEYPHAFVADPFGTIFSSVGWAWYGGFLGGAATVLLWLRRYNALDWPAVDAIAPALVVGYFFGRGGCELSGDGCYGIPTNLPWGMAYPNGLVPTLDFVHPTPIYEMIQMVCIFGVLLALRDRLRPGMIFGLYLVLMAVARFFVEFVRLTPEVFIGLTVHQWVSIGLVVTGIYLINFRRKRLQN, from the coding sequence ATGTCTCCAATTCTCTTTGAATACGGGCCGATTCGCATCGGCGTTTATGGCGTGATGCTCGCGGTTGGTTTGCTTTGTGCCTCGTGGGTGCTCAAGCGCGAGTTTCGGCGTCGGGGTCTCGATCCCACGTTGTCAGATCGCATTGCGTTTGCCGCTGTGATTGGCGGTATTGTGGGCAGTAAAATTTTTCACGTTTTTGAGTATCCCCACGCTTTTGTGGCCGATCCTTTTGGGACGATTTTTTCCTCTGTGGGCTGGGCCTGGTATGGCGGGTTTTTGGGCGGGGCTGCGACTGTGCTCCTTTGGCTTCGCCGGTATAATGCGCTCGATTGGCCCGCTGTGGATGCGATTGCTCCGGCTCTTGTGGTGGGGTACTTTTTTGGGCGGGGAGGATGTGAGCTTTCGGGCGATGGATGCTATGGGATTCCCACGAATTTGCCCTGGGGTATGGCTTATCCCAATGGTCTTGTGCCCACGCTCGATTTTGTGCATCCGACGCCGATTTACGAGATGATTCAGATGGTTTGTATTTTCGGGGTTTTGTTGGCTCTGCGCGATCGTCTCAGACCCGGTATGATTTTTGGTCTTTATCTCGTTTTGATGGCTGTTGCTCGCTTTTTTGTCGAGTTTGTGCGTCTCACGCCCGAGGTTTTTATAGGGCTTACGGTGCATCAATGGGTCAGTATTGGTCTCGTGGTTACGGGGATTTATCTCATTAATTTCCGTCGAAAAAGACTTCAGAATTGA